The genomic segment AGTTACAGCTAAGAAAATAATAGAGAGATTTGGTGAAGAAACTTTAGACATAATGGAAAACCATATTGAGAGACTTATGGAGATAGAGGGTATAGGGGAAAAGAAATTTCAAATAATATATGAATCCTATATAGAGCAACAAGGTTTAAAAGATATAATCTTATATTTTCATAAACACGGGGTCACTAACAATCAGTGCGTAAAAATATATAAGAAATTTGGTCCAAATGCGAGGCAGATAGTATCTAATAATCCATATATATTATGCGATGAAATATCAGGAATTGGGTTTAAAACAGCTGATAGAATTGCTATGAGCATTGGCATTGAAAAGAATTCGGATTTTAGAATTCAAAGTGGAATTAAATATGTTATGAATCAATTTTGTTCTGCAGGAAACACATTTATGCCTAAAAATAATATAATAGAAGAATGCGAAAATAATTTATTAATATCCAAGGAACTAATTGAAAAAAATATATATGATATGGCTGCGCAGCAAAAAATTATTGTTGAAAACATAAATGGTATTGAAGTGGGATTTTTGCTTCAATATTATTATTGCGAACTAGGTGTTACTAGTAAAATAATAACCTTAGGATTACAGCAAATACAAACTATAAATTCGGATGTTGATTTTGAAATTAATGTTTTCGAAAAAGAACAAAATATAAAATTTGCAGAATCACAAAGAGAAGCAATTATTGGCGCATTTAATAATGGTATAGAAATAATTACTGGTGGGCCAGGAACAGGGAAGACTACAATTATAAAGGCAATAATACATATATATGAGAACAATGGAATGAAAGTAATACTTGGGGCACCAACAGGAAGAGCAGCAAAGAGGATGACTGAATCAACGGGGAGAGAAGCTAAAACAATACATAGACTATTAGAAATGGGAATTTCTGAGGATGATGAATCAGTATTTGAAAAAGGGGAATCATCGCCTCTAGATTGTGATGTAATAATAATTGATGAGGCTTCTATGATTGACATTATTTTAATGCAGAATCTACTAAAAGCAATTAATTTAGGAACTAGGTTGATAATTGTGGGAGATGTTGATCAATTACCTTCTGTTGGACCAGGAAATGTGCTAAAAGATCTTATAGAAAGCGATTATATAAAGGTAGTAAGATTAAAAGAGATATTTAGACAAGGATCAGAAAGTTTAATTGTAGTAAATGCTCATAGAATAAATGAGGGACAGATGCCTTTACTAAATCAAAAAGATAGAGATTTTTTCTTTATTAGCGAAGATAATCAAGAAAGAATTGCAAATACTATAATGGATCTAATAAATAGAAGACTCCCTAAGTTTAATAAGTCTTGGAATAAACTGAAGGATATGCAGGTTTTAACTCCTATGAGAAAAGGTGTGCTTGGAGTCACAAATTTAAATATGAAGCTTCAAGAAATGTTTAATGCGGCATCAAAAGATAAAAAAGAAAAGACTTCTCGAGATATAATTTTCAGAGAAGGTGATAAGGTAATGCAAACAAAAAACAATTATACATTAAAGTGGATTAGGGTTAGTGGTTATGGCGAAAATGAAGGAGTGGGAGTTTTTAATGGTGATTTGGGATTCATAGAAAGCATAGATGAAGAAAGGAAAACACTTACAATCATATTTGATGAAGAAAGAAAAGTTATATATGATTTTAATTTTTTAGATGAGTTGGATTTGGCTTATGCTACTACAATACATAAAAGCCAAGGAAGTGAATTTAAGGTTGTAATAATTCCGGTATTTATGGGATCGCCATTTCTTATGAATCGTAATTTGCTTTATACGGGTATTACGAGGGCAAAACAATTAGTAGTAGTTGTTGGGTTTCAAAAAGCATTAATGTATATGATTAACAATACAAATAGTATAGAAAGATACTCATCTTTGAAATATAGAATAAGAGAGATAATAACCAAAGATGAATTCGAAGAATAAGAGAAAGGAGATAGGTGTATGAGGAATTTATGTAAAGTAACTTTAGAAGATTTAAAGTATGCATTTGATAAGATAGATTATTGGTATAAGAAAAATATTAAATTTTTAACAGTAATAACAGTTCCATTTAATACATCGTGTGTTTTTTCAAAGATAATAAGTAAAGTTTCACAAAATAATGGGAAGGTCTTATATGTATGGGGAAAAGAAGGTGAAAATAAGGAATTAGTAAATATAACAAGAGAAATGTATTCTGATATAACTCATTCATATATTGTAAAAGAAATTTCAAATACTAAACTTACTTTTGCACACTATAATAACCTGGCAAAGATCAAGCAGAACTATGATTTAGTTATTTTTGATGATATAACATATTTTTCTAATCTAAGCAATGTAAATATAAGAGAGA from the Clostridium beijerinckii genome contains:
- a CDS encoding ATP-dependent RecD-like DNA helicase; its protein translation is MEVLNGFVENIVFKSEDTGYVVCRIRNEKTLISAVGTVPFLKEGQNVKLTGYWTVHKQFGNQFNIQDYEELLPNSLDGIEKYLSAGIIHGIGPVTAKKIIERFGEETLDIMENHIERLMEIEGIGEKKFQIIYESYIEQQGLKDIILYFHKHGVTNNQCVKIYKKFGPNARQIVSNNPYILCDEISGIGFKTADRIAMSIGIEKNSDFRIQSGIKYVMNQFCSAGNTFMPKNNIIEECENNLLISKELIEKNIYDMAAQQKIIVENINGIEVGFLLQYYYCELGVTSKIITLGLQQIQTINSDVDFEINVFEKEQNIKFAESQREAIIGAFNNGIEIITGGPGTGKTTIIKAIIHIYENNGMKVILGAPTGRAAKRMTESTGREAKTIHRLLEMGISEDDESVFEKGESSPLDCDVIIIDEASMIDIILMQNLLKAINLGTRLIIVGDVDQLPSVGPGNVLKDLIESDYIKVVRLKEIFRQGSESLIVVNAHRINEGQMPLLNQKDRDFFFISEDNQERIANTIMDLINRRLPKFNKSWNKLKDMQVLTPMRKGVLGVTNLNMKLQEMFNAASKDKKEKTSRDIIFREGDKVMQTKNNYTLKWIRVSGYGENEGVGVFNGDLGFIESIDEERKTLTIIFDEERKVIYDFNFLDELDLAYATTIHKSQGSEFKVVIIPVFMGSPFLMNRNLLYTGITRAKQLVVVVGFQKALMYMINNTNSIERYSSLKYRIREIITKDEFEE